The segment TACTTCCTGGAAGACGAAGTGAAGAAGCCGGTGAAGAAGGGGTTGGACATCAAGAAGCGAGACCCGCTCAAGACGTACGTCTTTTGGGCGCCGGAGCAAAACCTGCGCGGCCAGAACGGCGACTTTGCGATGAGCGGGTTCAACATCGCGCTGACGCTGCCGATCTCGATGGAAGAAGGGCGGATCTGGGCGGCCAACATTTCGTACGATCAGCTCGACATCGTCTCCGACGCCTTCTTGCCCGATACCGGAATTGAAATACCGGATCACTTCTACCAGGTCAACTTCGGCGTCACGCACATGCGTTTATTGGCTAATGGTTGGCAAGCCGGCGGCAACTTGACCGTCGGCACGGCAACCAACAAGCCGTTCGACGCCATCGACGATATGACGTTGTCGGCGCTCGCCTTTGTGAACGTTCCCGTGGGGGACGGACGTGACTCGTGGAACTTCAGCCTCTTCTATTCGCCGACCAGCCAGTTGCCATATCCGCTCCCCGGCATCGCTTATCTCTGGCGTCCCAGCGAACAGTTCGAGATGAACATCGGTCTGCCGTTCGCGCTGAAGTATCGCCCGACCGAGCAACGCACCTTCTCGCTCACCTACACGCCGCTGACCAACATCAACATCCTCTTGGAGCAAGAGCTAGGCGCCAAAGTCGTCGTCTACGGGGGCTACTCGGTCAACAACAAGATCTACCTTTTGTCGGAGCGACTCGACAACAACGATCGCTTCTACTTCTTCGATCAACGTTTGACGATCGGGCTGAAGCGCGATCTCTTCTGGGGATTCTCCGCCGATCTCTCGGCCGCTTACCTGTTTGACCGAAAAGTCTTCCAGGCCCAAGGTTTCTCCAGCGACCGCATCGATCAATTCGGGATCGATCCCGGGGGACTCATCTCGCTGTCGGTCAGTTGGAGCCGCTAGGCGAGATACTGCGCCCTGTTTAACCGGGCGAAGTCTTGCCCATCGTCGCCGATTGCTTCGCCAAAACGGAGCGGATTGCTCGCTTTTGGCTCCTTATTGTCGGGCGACGATTTCCTCGGGGGGAATATCGCGCGACGTGTGGAGAATCGCCAGGACGACGGCAATTTGGTTCTCGTCTCGTAGTTGATAGTAGATCGCGTACGGAAATCGTCTCACAAGCGCTTGGCGAATCTCATTCAGAACGAGTTCGCACGAAAGCGGATATTGCTCAATTCGTTGGATGACCTGACCAATCGCCAATTCGAATTGGTATCCGACGCCAAGTCGTTTACTTTCGTACCAAGCGACGATCTCCTCCAGGTCACGATAGGCGAGCGGCGTGAACCGCACCTTAGCCATTGCGACGAGCTTCTAACGCCTGTTGGACTTCCTGCCAGCTCAGCGTGTTCTCCGGATCGGCGAGATACGCATCCTGGCGGCGTCGCAATTCTTCTTTTTGAGCCGTCGAAAGTGGAACGGTGGCGTGCTGACTGGGGATCGAATCCCAGATAGCCTGCGCCATCCGAATACGCTCATCGACGGGGATCGCGGAGAGATTGGTTAGGTCAATGTCGGCCATCGATGGTTCCGATTACGGTCAGGCTGGGACGGTAAGTACCGGCTACCTTCTAGTTTAACCGAACCTTGCTTTGCCGCCAGCAAGTTCGCGGAAGCGACTACTCTCCGCCCCCCAACACGCGCCACATCCCTTGGCGGTGATCGATCGTCCGGATCACGCTCGGCCAGTAGTTGTCGGCGCTGGCGAATGCGTTGCGGTCGATCGATCGCAGGCGGTCTTCCAACTGTGCGATGAAGTCGGCCGGGATCGTGCGGTATTCTTCCCGCTGCCGTGACCACTCGACCGCGGTTTGCAGCGATTGCGCGAATTGGAGGATGCTGGAGTTGGCCAGCGTTTGCGGCGGAATCGCGGCGATGTTGACCAGGTTGACGGCGCCGGTGGTCTTTTCGACGCAGAACGACGCGACGCCGGCCTCCGAATTGACATGGCCGATCACCAACTGCTGACTCATCCGCGCGTCGAGCTCGGAATCGAAGAAGATCCCCCAGCCGATCAGCGAGTTGTAGCCGACGATCGGATCGGCCAGCGGCGCGAACGAAATCGACTGCTCGTGGTTCCCTTCAAACAGCATTGATTTGGGGAGCCCGCACGTTTGCAGGAAGCGATGCGCTTCGTACGGCAGTTGATCGTCGACGTGATGCAGATAGAGGAGCGCCTCTTTGCCAAAGAAGGCGGCCCAGCTTGCAGCGTCGATTTCCCCCGCGTTCCACGACCGCGCAGCAGTCCGCTCCGCCGCAGGTTCAGGAATGGTATTCCAGATCGCTTGGGCCAACTTGATTCGTTCTTCTACGGGGAGAGCTGAAATGCTCGAGAGATCGATTTCCGCCATGTTGGACTCCGATTTCACGAATGAATAGTGTTGCGATCGAGAATGTCGTCATCGTACCTCACATGAGGCGAATATTCACCCCAGAAAAGTAGTGGGGCGAATTTGAGACGTTTTGCGAACCTCTCGGAGCGAATAGCCAAACTCGCTCCGAGGTAACGGAAATTCTGGGAAGCGTTTTTCAATGCGGGCGCGGGCGCCATGGCCACGGCTTTGCGTGGCCATGTATGCGTTTGAGCTATGCCGAGGAACCCTGAAGGACAAAATAGCTGCCGATTAATACAACGCCTTTGGGCTGACTTCAACTTGATTGCCAGCCCGATTCATGGCCACGCAAGGCCGTGGCCATGGCACCCGTAATAATTAACGCTTCGCCTTCAGATTCGCGATCGTCGCTTTCAATTCGGCGAGCGACTTCTCATCGGCCGGCAGCGCTTCTTCATGCAGCGCCGGTAGCAGATGGTCCCAGACGACATTTAACTCGGCTTGCATGTTGCCGGTGTGGGCGGTAATCGCAACGACCGCATCTTGATCGGGCATCACAATGCAGAACTGACCATCCTTGCCGTCACCGCGGAATGCATTGTGGCGGCAACGCCAGAACTGGAAGCCGTAACCTTGGTTCCAGTCGCTTTCCGGATTGTCGCCGTTAGAGACTTGCTTGGAAGTCGCTTTGGCGATCCACTCGGCCGGCAGGATCTGCTTGCCGTTCCAATTTCCTTTTTGCAGATAAAGCTGACCGAACTTGGCGATATCTTCGGTCTTCAGATAGAGACCGTAACCGCCGATCGATTCTCCCTGCGGGCTCTTCTCCCAAACCGGCGTCGCAATCCCGAGCGGCTGGAAGAGTCGCGGCGTCAGATATTCCAGCACCGTTTCGCCAGTCACTTTTTGCACGATCACCGACAGCATGTAGGTCGCCGGGGTGTTGTAGCGGAAGTGGGAGCCTGGCTGGTGCGGAACCGGATGCTTCAAAAAGGCGGCGGCCCAGTGGGGCTGTTCGCGCCAGTTGAGTTCGTCGTGATGGCCGGCGCTCATCGTCAGCAGATCGCGAATGGTCATCGCCTGCAAATTTTCCGATGCGTCTTCCGGCGTCAGGTCCGGGAAGAACTTCACCACTTTATCGTCCAGGCTCAACTTCCCATCAGCGATCGCCAGTCCGACGGCGGTCGACGTGAAGCTCTTGCTCAGCGACCACAGCACATGCGGCTTCTCCGCCGCTTCGGGCACCCACCACGCTTCGGCGACTACTTTGCCATGTCGCACC is part of the Blastopirellula sediminis genome and harbors:
- a CDS encoding DUF6268 family outer membrane beta-barrel protein yields the protein MNRRVFVLLLLAVCALGRQQFAAAQSFDPFAEPAPAEQAGYFDQNPQVMPPAEYVPWSQSYQTPSPYQEVVYPHPEDPQTELFQEEMYFLEDEVKKPVKKGLDIKKRDPLKTYVFWAPEQNLRGQNGDFAMSGFNIALTLPISMEEGRIWAANISYDQLDIVSDAFLPDTGIEIPDHFYQVNFGVTHMRLLANGWQAGGNLTVGTATNKPFDAIDDMTLSALAFVNVPVGDGRDSWNFSLFYSPTSQLPYPLPGIAYLWRPSEQFEMNIGLPFALKYRPTEQRTFSLTYTPLTNINILLEQELGAKVVVYGGYSVNNKIYLLSERLDNNDRFYFFDQRLTIGLKRDLFWGFSADLSAAYLFDRKVFQAQGFSSDRIDQFGIDPGGLISLSVSWSR
- a CDS encoding type II toxin-antitoxin system RelE/ParE family toxin, translating into MAKVRFTPLAYRDLEEIVAWYESKRLGVGYQFELAIGQVIQRIEQYPLSCELVLNEIRQALVRRFPYAIYYQLRDENQIAVVLAILHTSRDIPPEEIVARQ
- a CDS encoding addiction module protein, translating into MADIDLTNLSAIPVDERIRMAQAIWDSIPSQHATVPLSTAQKEELRRRQDAYLADPENTLSWQEVQQALEARRNG
- a CDS encoding SUKH-4 family immunity protein; the protein is MAEIDLSSISALPVEERIKLAQAIWNTIPEPAAERTAARSWNAGEIDAASWAAFFGKEALLYLHHVDDQLPYEAHRFLQTCGLPKSMLFEGNHEQSISFAPLADPIVGYNSLIGWGIFFDSELDARMSQQLVIGHVNSEAGVASFCVEKTTGAVNLVNIAAIPPQTLANSSILQFAQSLQTAVEWSRQREEYRTIPADFIAQLEDRLRSIDRNAFASADNYWPSVIRTIDHRQGMWRVLGGGE
- a CDS encoding serine hydrolase domain-containing protein, with translation MKRISPLVAFALVAFVSAGFALAQEKNLSTSALPRSTPEAEGVSSKGIQAFIEAADKDVNSMHSFMLVRHGKVVAEAWWVPEAAEKPHVLWSLSKSFTSTAVGLAIADGKLSLDDKVVKFFPDLTPEDASENLQAMTIRDLLTMSAGHHDELNWREQPHWAAAFLKHPVPHQPGSHFRYNTPATYMLSVIVQKVTGETVLEYLTPRLFQPLGIATPVWEKSPQGESIGGYGLYLKTEDIAKFGQLYLQKGNWNGKQILPAEWIAKATSKQVSNGDNPESDWNQGYGFQFWRCRHNAFRGDGKDGQFCIVMPDQDAVVAITAHTGNMQAELNVVWDHLLPALHEEALPADEKSLAELKATIANLKAKR